In a single window of the Tribolium castaneum strain GA2 chromosome 8, icTriCast1.1, whole genome shotgun sequence genome:
- the LOC107398080 gene encoding uncharacterized protein LOC107398080, with translation MFRRPLHVFLFLIICHTTLGSFMKHKYMVDVENGYLCPDNSQLEIPMRKYRIDRLNRTHRAITADFSLARPIDQNTEGGVILERWSDGKWMNMPIFPFQKDPCKNVMTSGFDDLVKMAVDFGKALGLKNVEKCDIPPGNYTVNNYAIDITNSAPFWAGRFRATMVLRARDTKRKIFCVGSLLNFVEI, from the exons ATGTTTAGACGTCCTCTGCACGTGTTTCTCTTCCTCATAATATGCCACACAACCCTTGGCTCATTC ATGAAACACAAGTACATGGTGGACGTGGAAAACGGCTATTTGTGCCCTGACAACAGCCAACTCGAAATCCCAATGCGAAAATACCGAATCGATCGCTTGAATCGCACCCACCGTGCCATCACAGCCGACTTTTCTTTAGCGCGCCCCATTGATCAAAACACCGAAGGCGGCGTGATTTTAGAACGCTGGTCTGATGGTAAATGGATGAATATGCCCATTTTTCCCTTCCAGAAAGACCCATGCAAGAATGTGATGACCAGCGGTTTCGACGATTTGGTCAAAATGGCCGTTGATTTCGGCAAAGCCCTAGGCCTGAAAAATGTGGAAAAGTGCGACATACCGCCCGGAAATTACACCGTCAACAATTACGCCATCGATATCACTAATAGTGCCCCCTTTTGGGCCGGAAGATTCCGGGCTACGATGGTTCTAAGGGCGCGCGACACGAAAAGGAAGATTTTTTGTGTCGGGTCGTTGCTAAACTTCGTCGAAATTTGA